One window of Mesorhizobium sp. PAMC28654 genomic DNA carries:
- a CDS encoding glycoside hydrolase family 25 protein — protein MRRFAALIMLSLLGACSTVDDLAPVSSSTKTVVVRAPRFADSKPHEWVNSAPWNYAVHGTDVSKYQTSVDWPAAKASGISFAFIKATEGGDRFDEYFSEHWSRTKANGIPRAAYHFYYFCTPAIVQARWFIQNVPNDRSSMPPVLDMEWNPQSPTCKLRPDPATVRAEMTVFLEMIEKHYGKKPIIYTSVDFFDDNNLSTYRGYPYWLRSVAGHPREKYGSHPFTFWQYTGTGIVPGMTGKSDINVFNGTEAAWNKWLRQNTR, from the coding sequence ATGCGCCGTTTCGCGGCCCTCATCATGCTGTCGCTGCTGGGCGCGTGCTCGACCGTCGACGATCTGGCGCCGGTGTCGTCGAGCACAAAGACGGTCGTGGTTCGCGCGCCGCGCTTCGCCGATTCCAAGCCGCATGAATGGGTCAACAGCGCGCCCTGGAACTATGCCGTGCACGGCACCGACGTCTCCAAATACCAGACATCGGTCGACTGGCCGGCGGCCAAGGCCAGTGGCATTTCCTTCGCCTTCATCAAGGCGACAGAGGGCGGCGACCGCTTCGACGAATATTTCAGCGAGCATTGGAGCCGCACGAAAGCCAACGGAATCCCGCGCGCGGCCTATCATTTCTACTATTTTTGCACGCCCGCCATCGTCCAGGCGCGCTGGTTCATCCAGAATGTGCCCAACGACCGCTCCTCCATGCCGCCAGTGCTCGACATGGAATGGAACCCGCAGTCGCCGACCTGCAAGCTGCGTCCCGATCCGGCCACGGTGCGCGCGGAGATGACTGTCTTCCTCGAGATGATCGAGAAGCACTATGGCAAGAAACCGATCATCTACACCTCGGTCGATTTCTTCGACGACAACAATCTGTCGACCTACCGCGGCTATCCCTACTGGCTGCGTTCGGTGGCCGGCCATCCCCGTGAGAAATATGGCAGTCATCCTTTCACCTTCTGGCAGTACACCGGAACCGGCATCGTTCCGGGCATGACGGGCAAGTCCGACATCAACGTTTTCAACGGCACGGAAGCCGCCTGGAACAAGTGGCTGCGGCAGAACACCCGTTGA
- a CDS encoding serine hydrolase domain-containing protein yields MRILFKIIKWLLGLVVLAVVALFAWLYIAPPELIRVGSGYSVKIVCSNVFLAGRDARQVLAVDVQAPGNPLLRLMWVSVDKNRGTVSAGLLGVLGKSVAIARDGVGCASVPDGNLSKARQTKLRAEPAATPQDALWPDGERVDASQNQLISKLLDDAALTGTGMRAVVVVKNGRIVAERYGDGFSQKTPLLGWSMTKTVNAAIIGTLVKDGKMAVTNQGLFGPWKADGRAAISLADMMAMSSGLQFNEDYGDVADVTRMLYLEPDMAGFAASKPLAGEVGKVFSYSSGTAVMLSRLWQDAIGDKDKALAWPRTALFGPLGMHSAVLETDEQGTFVGSSYLYASAHDWARFGQLLLQGGVWNGKDILPAGFVDWMREPAPASKVYGKGQLWIEGPGDEEGPGAGVAAGLPKDTIWMEGHDGQTVTIIPSEQLVVVRLGLTPAKLGYRPQAMVGSLVKALH; encoded by the coding sequence ATGCGGATCCTCTTCAAGATCATCAAATGGCTGTTGGGGCTGGTCGTGCTGGCGGTCGTGGCACTGTTTGCCTGGCTCTACATCGCCCCGCCTGAACTGATCCGCGTCGGTTCCGGCTATTCGGTCAAGATCGTCTGTTCGAATGTCTTCCTTGCCGGGCGCGATGCCAGGCAAGTGCTGGCTGTCGACGTGCAGGCGCCTGGCAATCCGCTGCTCAGGCTGATGTGGGTCTCCGTGGACAAGAACCGGGGGACGGTCTCGGCGGGGCTGCTTGGCGTGCTCGGCAAGAGCGTGGCCATTGCTCGCGACGGGGTCGGCTGTGCTTCGGTTCCGGACGGCAACCTCAGCAAGGCCAGGCAGACGAAGCTCCGTGCCGAGCCGGCCGCGACGCCACAGGATGCGTTGTGGCCGGATGGCGAGCGGGTCGATGCTTCACAGAATCAGCTGATTTCGAAGCTGCTGGACGATGCGGCACTGACCGGCACCGGCATGCGCGCGGTGGTCGTGGTCAAGAATGGACGCATCGTCGCCGAGCGCTATGGCGACGGCTTTTCGCAAAAGACGCCGCTGCTCGGCTGGTCGATGACCAAGACGGTGAACGCGGCGATCATCGGCACGCTGGTGAAGGACGGCAAGATGGCGGTGACCAACCAGGGCCTGTTCGGGCCATGGAAAGCCGACGGCCGCGCCGCGATCAGCCTCGCCGACATGATGGCGATGTCGAGCGGCCTGCAATTCAACGAGGACTATGGCGATGTCGCCGACGTGACGCGCATGCTCTACCTCGAACCAGACATGGCGGGCTTTGCCGCGTCCAAGCCGCTGGCCGGCGAGGTCGGCAAGGTATTCTCCTATTCGAGCGGCACGGCGGTGATGCTGTCGAGGCTCTGGCAGGATGCGATCGGCGACAAGGATAAGGCGCTGGCTTGGCCGCGGACGGCGCTGTTCGGTCCGCTGGGCATGCACAGCGCGGTGCTGGAGACCGACGAGCAGGGCACCTTCGTCGGTTCGTCCTATCTCTACGCCTCGGCGCATGACTGGGCGCGGTTCGGCCAGCTCCTGCTTCAGGGCGGCGTCTGGAACGGCAAGGATATCCTGCCGGCCGGCTTCGTCGACTGGATGCGCGAGCCGGCGCCGGCTTCGAAAGTCTATGGCAAGGGCCAGTTGTGGATCGAGGGGCCGGGCGACGAGGAAGGCCCGGGCGCCGGCGTGGCCGCCGGCCTGCCCAAGGATACCATCTGGATGGAAGGGCATGACGGGCAGACTGTGACCATCATACCGTCCGAGCAATTGGTGGTGGTGCGGCTCGGGCTGACGCCGGCCAAGCTCGGCTATCGGCCTCAGGCGATGGTGGGGTCTCTGGTGAAGGCGCTACATTAG
- a CDS encoding IS630 family transposase (programmed frameshift) produces the protein MAKSLSEDLRARVVAAVDGGLSRRAAAARFGVAAASSVRWVREWRETGATCAKPQGGDRRSHRVEAYRDIILAAIERRVDITLVELAELLRQEHGASFATSTIWRFLDRHSMTFKKKTAHASEQERPDVAARRNAWFDAQPDLDPEHLVFIDETGASTKMARLRGRTKRGMRCRSPIPHGHWKTTTFTGALRLTGMTAPMVLDGPMTGEWFVAYVEQVLVPTLRPDDVVILDNLPAHKSAAARVAIEATGARMMFLPPYSPDFNPIENAFSKLKSILRKAAARTVAELWDTISAALPCFTPTECANYFAATGYEPE, from the exons ATGGCGAAATCCTTATCGGAAGATTTGCGGGCTCGGGTGGTCGCAGCGGTTGATGGCGGCCTGTCGCGACGGGCGGCAGCGGCGCGATTTGGCGTGGCGGCGGCAAGCTCGGTGCGTTGGGTCCGGGAATGGCGCGAGACCGGAGCCACCTGCGCAAAGCCGCAGGGCGGCGACAGGCGGTCCCACCGCGTTGAAGCGTATCGCGACATCATCCTGGCGGCGATCGAGAGGCGGGTGGACATCACGCTGGTCGAACTCGCCGAGTTGCTGCGACAGGAGCATGGCGCGTCGTTTGCGACGAGCACGATCTGGCGGTTTCTCGATCGTCACTCCATGACCTTCAA AAAAAAAACGGCGCACGCCAGCGAGCAGGAGCGGCCAGACGTGGCGGCGCGACGAAACGCCTGGTTCGACGCCCAGCCCGATCTTGATCCCGAGCATCTGGTCTTCATCGACGAGACCGGAGCCTCGACAAAGATGGCTCGACTGCGGGGGCGCACGAAGCGCGGGATGCGGTGCCGATCGCCAATCCCGCATGGCCATTGGAAGACGACGACGTTCACCGGCGCCCTGCGCCTCACTGGCATGACCGCGCCAATGGTCCTGGACGGCCCGATGACTGGCGAATGGTTTGTCGCCTATGTCGAGCAGGTTCTCGTGCCGACGCTGCGGCCCGACGATGTCGTGATCCTCGACAACCTGCCGGCGCACAAAAGCGCAGCCGCCCGTGTGGCGATCGAAGCAACCGGCGCAAGGATGATGTTCCTCCCGCCCTATTCCCCCGACTTCAACCCGATCGAGAACGCCTTTTCCAAGCTGAAATCGATTCTACGCAAAGCCGCCGCACGAACCGTCGCGGAATTGTGGGATACCATCAGCGCCGCACTGCCTTGCTTCACACCAACCGAGTGCGCCAACTACTTCGCCGCAACAGGATATGAGCCGGAATGA
- a CDS encoding class I SAM-dependent methyltransferase: protein MSTTELPAGHAELMDGVYRWQRHIYDLTRKYYLLGRDRLIEGLDVPAGGTVLELGCGTGRNIILAARRYPEARFFGLDISSEMLETASAAIARQGLSAHVKLAKGDATDFDARALFGLASFDRIFVSYSLSMIPGWEKTVSTALDALSPEGSLHIVDFGQQEGLPRWSRSLLRGWLRKFHVEPRANLREVLDSQSQRSGATFRFRTLYRGYAWLAVLGSRRD, encoded by the coding sequence ATGAGCACCACCGAACTGCCGGCCGGCCATGCCGAACTGATGGACGGCGTCTACCGCTGGCAGCGCCACATCTATGACCTGACGCGCAAATACTATCTGCTTGGCCGCGACAGGCTGATCGAAGGGCTCGACGTACCGGCCGGCGGCACGGTGCTGGAGCTTGGCTGCGGCACCGGGCGCAATATCATCCTCGCTGCCCGCCGCTATCCGGAGGCGCGCTTCTTCGGTCTCGATATTTCGTCGGAAATGCTGGAGACGGCCAGTGCTGCCATCGCCCGCCAAGGCCTGTCGGCGCACGTCAAGCTGGCAAAGGGCGACGCCACGGATTTCGACGCCAGGGCGTTGTTCGGCCTGGCGTCCTTCGATCGAATATTCGTTTCCTATTCGCTGTCGATGATCCCCGGCTGGGAAAAGACCGTTTCCACTGCCCTTGACGCTCTGTCTCCCGAAGGGTCACTGCACATCGTCGATTTCGGCCAGCAGGAGGGCCTGCCGCGCTGGTCCCGTTCCCTGTTGCGCGGCTGGCTGCGGAAATTCCACGTCGAACCGCGCGCCAATCTACGCGAGGTTCTGGATTCGCAATCTCAGCGGAGCGGCGCAACCTTTCGTTTCCGGACGCTTTATCGCGGCTACGCATGGCTGGCCGTGCTCGGATCGCGCCGCGACTAG
- a CDS encoding C1 family peptidase has protein sequence MAMQSVPSAMPKVRKSSGLGWVRDLPDPRDQLYSAPLSVLKALPVSVDLKPEFAIYDQGQIGSCTANALAGAVEFDRLKNNQSPDFVPSRLFIYYNERKIEGHVANDSGAQLRDGIKTLQKLGVCPETEWPYVATPAPYEGGPFPVNSKPVTPPSTACYDDAVKFVITSYQRLTPALNQLKGCLASGYPFVFGFTVFASWYSQNPRPSIISLPSANDSAIGGHAVMCVGYDDGTGLFKIRNSWGSKVGTNGYFFMPYAYLTDGTMASDFWAINAVKD, from the coding sequence ATGGCTATGCAGAGCGTACCGAGTGCAATGCCAAAAGTGAGGAAAAGCAGCGGCTTAGGCTGGGTCAGGGACCTGCCCGATCCGAGAGATCAATTGTACAGTGCGCCTCTCTCCGTGCTGAAGGCGCTGCCGGTGTCAGTAGACCTCAAGCCCGAGTTTGCGATTTACGATCAGGGTCAAATTGGCTCCTGTACGGCGAACGCGCTGGCGGGAGCGGTGGAGTTCGATCGGCTCAAGAACAATCAGAGTCCCGACTTTGTACCGTCACGGCTCTTTATCTATTACAACGAACGCAAGATCGAAGGGCATGTGGCCAATGACTCTGGCGCTCAGCTTCGCGACGGGATCAAGACACTTCAGAAGTTAGGGGTTTGCCCGGAGACTGAGTGGCCATATGTGGCTACACCAGCGCCCTATGAGGGAGGGCCTTTTCCGGTGAACTCCAAGCCGGTGACACCGCCTTCGACGGCTTGCTACGACGATGCCGTGAAATTCGTCATCACGAGCTACCAACGCCTGACTCCCGCGCTCAATCAGTTAAAGGGCTGCCTGGCCTCAGGATACCCGTTTGTGTTCGGGTTCACGGTGTTTGCGAGTTGGTATTCGCAAAACCCGAGGCCGTCGATCATTTCGCTGCCCAGCGCCAACGACAGTGCCATTGGCGGACACGCCGTGATGTGTGTCGGATACGACGACGGCACCGGCCTTTTCAAGATCAGGAATTCCTGGGGCTCCAAAGTAGGCACAAACGGCTACTTCTTCATGCCATACGCCTATTTGACCGACGGAACCATGGCATCGGATTTTTGGGCAATCAACGCAGTCAAGGACTAA
- a CDS encoding hydantoinase B/oxoprolinase family protein has translation MTAKWDFWIDRGGTFTDVIGRDPQGGLHPRKLLSENPEAYTDAAIQGIRDLLGLSSDAAIPPGLIRDIKMGTTVATNALLERKGDRVLLLITKGFRDALKIAYQARPDIFAKEIILPEQIYERVIEIDERVRADGCVERLLDISACRPAIEQAKADGINAVAIVFMHAWKYPDHEKVVAKVCRKLGFSQVSVSHEVSPLIKLVGRGDTTVVDAYLSPILSRYVQRVAGELGIIGSSTGAAPHPPAGTFSPYSDGEKDSAPTLAPPSPRSSREEGKSEGQHQPHLMFMMSSGGLTAADMFQGKDALLSGPAGGVVGMVETAKLAGFEKVIGFDMGGTSTDVAHYDGEYERAFDTEVAGVRIRAPMMRIHTVAAGGGSILHYEAGRFRAGPDSAGANPGPAAYRRGGPLAVTDANVMLGKLQPGFFPAIFGPGQDLPLDVETVREKFTALAAEIGDGRTPEVVAEGFVTIAVENMANAIKKISVQRGYDVTEYLLNCFGGAGGQHACLVADALGMEAVLIHPFSGLLSAYGIGLSSVFASRQQALLMPLAENSKPAIDDLIAVLRKAVVGELAAQNIAESAVATKPVLQVRYDGTDTALPVNFEHGSIEQARSDFESAHRAQFGFIYDDKPMIVETVGVEGMETGNQQNAEAYAPAGPARGEAKPLERRQVYTEGRWHEAGVYRREDLCPSNLIAGPALIIEPNQTIVVEPGWRAEITNLNHVVIRRTEKKARTAALGTEADPVMLEVFNNLFMSIAEQMGVTLQNTAYSVNIKERLDFSCAVFDRTGALVANAPHMPVHLGSMDRSVETIIRLNAGDIHPGDVFALNAPYNGGTHLPDITVVTPVFDDTRKVILFYTASRGHHADIGGTAPGSMTPLATTVDEEGVLFDNFRIVDRGKFREAELHTLLTDHPYPARNPHQNIADLKAQIAANEKGVAELRKMVAHFGLDVVEAYMGHVQDNAAESVRRVLERLPDSSRYEYPTDTGQVIKVKISVDREKREATVDFTGTSPVMKNNFNAPEPVARAAVLYVFRVMVEDMIPMNAGCLRPINIIIPDGSMLKPAYPAAVVAGNVETSQHVTNALFGAMGAMANAQGTMNNLTFGNKQYQYYETICSGSPAGHMNSGRGFAGTSGVHTHMTNSRLTDPEVLELRFPVVLEDFHIREGSGGKGKWGAGDGTKRTIRFLEKMECAILSSHRNRPPLGLDGGGDGEVGSTKVRRKDGTVEVLKACDQTVLQPGEAVIVTTPTPGAFGKA, from the coding sequence ATGACCGCGAAATGGGATTTCTGGATCGATCGTGGCGGCACGTTCACCGATGTCATCGGCCGTGACCCGCAAGGTGGTCTGCATCCCCGCAAACTCCTGTCGGAAAACCCCGAAGCCTATACGGATGCCGCCATACAGGGCATCCGCGACCTGCTCGGACTGTCATCGGACGCGGCCATCCCGCCCGGCCTGATCAGGGATATCAAGATGGGCACCACGGTGGCTACAAACGCGCTGCTGGAGCGCAAGGGCGACCGCGTCCTGCTGCTCATCACCAAGGGATTTCGCGACGCACTGAAGATCGCCTATCAGGCGCGACCAGATATCTTTGCCAAGGAGATCATCCTGCCGGAGCAGATCTACGAGCGCGTCATCGAGATCGATGAGCGCGTTCGCGCCGACGGCTGCGTCGAGCGCCTGCTCGACATCTCCGCTTGTCGTCCGGCCATCGAGCAGGCGAAGGCCGACGGCATTAATGCCGTGGCGATCGTTTTCATGCACGCCTGGAAATATCCCGATCATGAGAAGGTGGTGGCGAAGGTCTGCCGCAAACTCGGCTTCAGCCAGGTCTCGGTCAGCCACGAAGTCTCGCCGCTGATCAAGCTGGTCGGTCGCGGTGATACGACCGTGGTTGATGCCTATCTGTCGCCGATCCTGTCGCGATATGTGCAGAGGGTGGCGGGGGAGTTGGGGATTATTGGGAGCAGCACTGGCGCTGCCCCTCATCCGCCTGCCGGCACCTTCTCCCCGTATAGTGACGGGGAGAAGGACAGCGCTCCGACGCTGGCGCCCCCCTCTCCCCGTTCTTCACGCGAAGAGGGTAAGAGTGAGGGGCAGCACCAACCTCACCTCATGTTCATGATGTCGTCGGGCGGCCTCACCGCCGCCGACATGTTCCAGGGCAAGGACGCGCTTTTGTCCGGTCCGGCTGGCGGCGTCGTCGGCATGGTCGAGACGGCAAAACTCGCCGGTTTCGAAAAAGTCATCGGCTTCGACATGGGCGGCACCTCCACAGATGTCGCCCATTATGACGGCGAATATGAACGCGCCTTCGACACCGAAGTTGCCGGCGTGCGCATCCGCGCGCCGATGATGCGCATCCACACGGTCGCGGCCGGCGGCGGTTCGATCCTCCACTACGAAGCCGGACGCTTTCGTGCCGGCCCCGATTCCGCGGGCGCCAATCCCGGTCCGGCCGCATACCGGCGCGGCGGTCCGCTCGCCGTCACCGACGCCAATGTCATGCTGGGCAAGTTGCAGCCGGGTTTTTTCCCCGCCATTTTCGGGCCTGGCCAGGACCTGCCCCTCGACGTTGAGACAGTGCGCGAGAAATTCACCGCGCTCGCCGCCGAAATCGGCGATGGCCGCACGCCCGAAGTCGTCGCGGAAGGTTTCGTCACCATCGCCGTCGAGAACATGGCCAATGCCATCAAGAAGATCTCCGTGCAGCGCGGCTACGATGTCACCGAATATCTGCTGAACTGCTTTGGCGGCGCAGGCGGCCAGCATGCTTGCCTGGTGGCCGACGCGCTCGGCATGGAGGCGGTGCTGATCCACCCCTTCTCCGGCCTGCTTTCGGCCTATGGCATCGGCCTTTCCTCGGTCTTTGCCTCGCGCCAGCAAGCGCTGCTGATGCCATTGGCCGAAAACTCCAAGCCGGCGATCGACGATCTCATCGCGGTTCTGCGCAAGGCCGTGGTCGGGGAACTCGCCGCGCAGAATATCGCCGAAAGCGCCGTTGCGACGAAGCCGGTGCTGCAGGTCCGTTACGATGGCACCGACACCGCGCTGCCGGTGAATTTCGAGCACGGCTCGATTGAGCAAGCAAGGAGCGACTTCGAATCCGCCCACAGGGCACAGTTCGGCTTCATCTACGACGACAAGCCGATGATCGTCGAAACCGTCGGCGTTGAGGGCATGGAGACCGGCAACCAGCAGAACGCCGAGGCCTACGCGCCGGCAGGACCGGCAAGGGGCGAGGCCAAGCCTTTGGAACGCCGGCAGGTCTACACCGAAGGCCGTTGGCACGAGGCCGGCGTCTACCGCCGCGAAGACCTGTGCCCGTCCAATCTGATCGCCGGCCCCGCCCTTATCATCGAGCCGAACCAGACCATTGTCGTCGAGCCGGGCTGGCGTGCGGAAATCACCAACCTCAACCACGTCGTGATACGCCGCACGGAAAAGAAGGCGCGCACTGCGGCCCTCGGCACCGAGGCCGATCCGGTGATGCTCGAGGTCTTCAACAACCTGTTCATGTCGATCGCCGAGCAGATGGGCGTCACGCTGCAGAACACCGCCTATTCGGTGAACATCAAGGAACGGCTGGACTTTTCCTGCGCCGTCTTCGACCGCACCGGTGCGCTGGTCGCCAATGCGCCGCACATGCCCGTGCATCTGGGCTCGATGGACCGTTCGGTCGAAACCATCATCCGGCTGAACGCCGGCGACATCCATCCCGGCGACGTCTTTGCGCTCAACGCGCCCTACAATGGCGGCACGCATCTGCCTGATATCACGGTGGTGACGCCTGTCTTCGACGATACCCGGAAAGTGATCCTCTTCTACACCGCCTCGCGCGGCCACCACGCCGATATCGGCGGCACCGCACCCGGCTCCATGACCCCACTCGCCACCACGGTCGACGAGGAAGGCGTGCTGTTCGACAATTTCCGCATCGTCGATCGCGGCAAATTCCGTGAGGCGGAATTGCACACATTGCTGACCGATCACCCCTACCCGGCCCGCAACCCGCACCAGAACATCGCCGACCTCAAGGCGCAGATCGCCGCCAATGAGAAAGGCGTAGCCGAACTGCGCAAGATGGTGGCGCATTTCGGCCTCGATGTCGTCGAGGCCTATATGGGCCACGTCCAGGACAATGCGGCGGAAAGCGTGCGCCGGGTGCTGGAGCGACTGCCCGACAGTTCGCGGTATGAGTACCCGACCGATACCGGCCAGGTGATCAAGGTCAAGATCAGCGTCGACCGAGAGAAGCGCGAGGCGACCGTCGATTTCACCGGCACGTCGCCGGTGATGAAGAACAATTTCAACGCACCCGAGCCCGTCGCCCGCGCGGCCGTCCTCTATGTCTTCCGCGTCATGGTCGAGGACATGATCCCGATGAATGCCGGCTGCCTGCGGCCCATCAACATCATCATTCCCGACGGTTCGATGCTGAAACCCGCCTACCCGGCCGCCGTCGTCGCCGGCAATGTCGAGACCTCGCAGCATGTAACCAACGCGTTGTTCGGCGCCATGGGCGCGATGGCCAACGCCCAGGGCACGATGAACAACCTCACCTTCGGCAACAAGCAGTACCAGTATTACGAGACGATCTGCTCTGGCTCGCCAGCCGGCCACATGAACTCCGGCCGCGGCTTTGCCGGAACGTCCGGCGTCCACACCCACATGACCAATTCGCGCCTCACCGATCCGGAAGTGCTGGAACTGCGCTTTCCCGTCGTGCTCGAGGATTTCCACATCCGCGAAGGGTCGGGCGGCAAGGGCAAATGGGGCGCCGGCGACGGCACCAAACGCACCATCCGCTTCCTCGAAAAAATGGAATGCGCGATCCTGTCCTCGCACCGCAACCGGCCACCACTAGGATTGGACGGCGGCGGCGACGGCGAGGTCGGATCGACGAAGGTGCGCCGCAAGGACGGGACGGTCGAAGTGCTGAAGGCCTGCGATCAGACGGTGCTCCAACCGGGCGAGGCAGTCATTGTGACCACGCCGACGCCAGGAGCCTTTGGCAAGGCCTGA